One window from the genome of Maridesulfovibrio zosterae DSM 11974 encodes:
- a CDS encoding sensor histidine kinase yields MQDTELFKDDELMFLGEDSDESPEILHEPWRVLIVDDEPDIHSMTTMVLGDFIFENRNLEFLSAFSGEESLSILNSEKDIAVVLLDVVMESNTAGLTVAASIRDTINNPFIRIILRTGQPGFAPEHKVITELDINDYWQKAELTSQRLSTSLTSALRSYRDLLKIERNRTSLSQLAVSVAHQIRNRTMTIHGFANIAARKLEPDSDVQQYLKTISEETLRLEMIVDSVSEFTAIENCEHDNVEVETACNEVLADIKEYAESLEKNVKFDVELQNVVIDAKPDLFKKVLEELLKNAVVFSSTENPHVEIAVRSGFKTCIIEISDNGTGVAEKDIPYVFDPFFTLRPEAVGMGLSIVNRIISGYNWDINVLRSQDGGAMFSLRISL; encoded by the coding sequence ATGCAGGATACTGAACTCTTTAAAGATGACGAATTAATGTTTTTAGGTGAGGATAGTGATGAGTCTCCTGAAATTCTGCACGAGCCTTGGCGTGTGCTGATTGTTGATGACGAGCCTGATATACATTCCATGACCACAATGGTTCTTGGTGATTTTATTTTTGAAAATCGGAATCTGGAATTTTTAAGTGCTTTTTCAGGAGAAGAGTCGCTTTCTATTTTAAACTCTGAAAAAGATATTGCTGTTGTGTTGCTTGATGTCGTCATGGAGAGCAACACCGCAGGACTTACTGTTGCGGCGAGTATCCGCGATACAATCAATAATCCGTTTATCAGGATCATTCTCCGTACTGGACAACCCGGTTTTGCGCCGGAACACAAAGTTATTACCGAGCTTGATATCAATGATTACTGGCAGAAAGCTGAGTTGACTTCTCAGAGACTGTCCACCTCCCTCACATCCGCACTCCGCTCATACCGTGATCTGTTGAAAATTGAGCGGAACAGGACCAGTCTTTCTCAGCTGGCCGTTTCTGTTGCTCACCAGATAAGAAACCGCACAATGACTATACATGGGTTTGCTAACATCGCCGCCAGGAAGCTTGAGCCAGACTCTGATGTTCAGCAATATCTCAAGACTATTTCTGAAGAAACATTGCGCCTTGAAATGATTGTGGACAGTGTTTCAGAATTTACAGCTATAGAAAATTGTGAACACGATAATGTGGAAGTTGAAACCGCTTGCAATGAAGTTCTTGCTGACATTAAAGAGTATGCCGAATCTTTAGAAAAAAACGTAAAGTTTGATGTTGAACTGCAAAATGTAGTTATTGACGCAAAACCTGATCTTTTTAAAAAAGTGCTTGAAGAATTGTTAAAAAATGCAGTAGTTTTTAGCAGCACGGAAAATCCTCATGTTGAAATTGCTGTTCGTTCTGGTTTCAAAACATGTATTATAGAGATATCCGACAATGGGACGGGAGTTGCTGAGAAGGATATCCCTTATGTTTTTGATCCATTTTTCACTTTAAGACCCGAGGCTGTAGGCATGGGATTGAGTATAGTTAACCGGATTATCAGTGGTTATAATTGGGATATCAATGTCTTACGTTCACAGGATGGCGGTGCAATGTTTTCACTGAGAATTTCTTTATGA
- a CDS encoding DUF2721 domain-containing protein, protein MDIAELIAVLQGSIAPVILISSVGLLLLSMTNRLARPLDQIRRLLPHMRESESSHADYLHLELQILMKRCRILRGAIALCVLSIFFVSLVILLLFSTFLFEIGIGVAIKTCFGLCIVSLVLSLLLFLWDISLTLHSINIEVEEHYSNRLKK, encoded by the coding sequence ATGGATATTGCAGAACTGATTGCTGTTTTACAAGGCTCTATTGCTCCGGTAATTCTTATTTCCAGTGTAGGCCTGCTTTTATTGTCTATGACAAACAGGTTGGCGCGTCCGCTGGATCAGATCCGAAGGCTTCTCCCTCATATGCGGGAAAGTGAGAGTTCTCATGCTGATTATCTGCATCTGGAATTGCAGATTCTCATGAAGCGTTGCCGTATTCTGCGCGGAGCAATTGCTTTGTGTGTTTTGAGTATATTTTTTGTAAGTCTAGTTATTTTATTACTTTTTTCAACATTTCTGTTTGAAATAGGAATTGGGGTAGCGATTAAGACCTGTTTTGGACTTTGTATCGTAAGTCTCGTTCTTTCGTTGTTATTGTTTTTGTGGGATATCAGTCTGACTTTACACAGTATCAATATTGAGGTGGAGGAGCATTACTCGAACAGATTAAAAAAATAG
- a CDS encoding CBS and ACT domain-containing protein, translated as MLVGDWMTEEVLTLFPKAPVLEAVEMMRDAGIRQIPVTEASGLVVGIVSDRDVRDAMPSKFLPGDNVAVGEGLKGLRIKDIMTHDPIIVSPDTCMEVAAELLLNNKIGGLPVVDEFGLAGIVTEVDIYRFLTTVTGVSKGSSQFAFVLEDSASALEELLDDIWARGVRLSTVFTSYERVEQGQRRVFIWVQRLDDSTVDSLVMHLKKTYNLTYHVHRGETYKADF; from the coding sequence ATGTTAGTAGGGGATTGGATGACAGAAGAGGTGCTTACTCTTTTTCCTAAAGCACCTGTTTTAGAAGCCGTGGAGATGATGCGTGACGCTGGGATCAGACAGATTCCGGTTACTGAAGCTTCAGGGTTGGTTGTGGGTATTGTTTCTGACAGGGATGTGCGTGATGCTATGCCTTCAAAGTTTTTACCCGGTGATAATGTTGCAGTTGGAGAAGGGCTTAAGGGACTTAGAATTAAGGATATTATGACCCATGATCCGATTATTGTCTCTCCTGATACATGCATGGAAGTTGCGGCTGAATTATTGTTGAATAATAAAATAGGCGGCCTGCCCGTCGTTGATGAATTCGGCTTGGCTGGAATTGTCACTGAAGTGGATATTTATCGCTTCCTGACTACTGTTACCGGAGTCAGCAAGGGAAGTTCACAGTTTGCATTTGTTCTTGAAGACAGTGCATCGGCTCTTGAAGAGTTGCTGGATGATATTTGGGCAAGAGGAGTAAGGCTTTCAACCGTTTTTACTTCGTATGAGAGAGTTGAGCAGGGCCAGCGCCGTGTTTTTATATGGGTTCAAAGACTTGATGACAGTACTGTTGATTCTTTAGTCATGCATCTCAAGAAGACTTATAATCTGACTTATCACGTCCATCGTGGTGAAACATATAAGGCTGATTTTTAA
- a CDS encoding methyltransferase domain-containing protein has translation MKKRIRQCFGKAAASYSDAAVVQREVAVHCADLCPAGKYENVLDIGSGVGFLYGSLAERIEFDNYVSLDLVQPMLLEQKKINSAMLVAADGENLPVRDDSIDLLVSSSAMQWFANPEISIPDCFSVLKKGGRFAVAVFTKGTLSELADVSSRTGFGSVKDLKEASFYRDVFSSIDGLSASFYTSRHEVFFPSVKHFLKNHKMTGAVASSGDISWGREKYVRFVNEYEKLYRGEAGIKATYEVFLTCGEKS, from the coding sequence GTGAAAAAAAGGATTCGTCAATGTTTTGGGAAGGCGGCCGCAAGTTATAGCGACGCTGCTGTTGTGCAGCGTGAAGTTGCGGTGCATTGCGCTGATTTATGTCCTGCAGGAAAATATGAAAATGTTCTTGATATAGGCTCCGGTGTTGGCTTTTTGTATGGCAGTCTTGCAGAACGTATTGAGTTCGATAATTATGTTTCGCTTGATCTGGTACAGCCTATGTTGCTGGAGCAGAAGAAGATTAATTCTGCCATGCTTGTTGCAGCGGATGGTGAAAATCTTCCGGTAAGAGATGACAGTATTGATCTTCTGGTGAGCTCTTCTGCCATGCAGTGGTTTGCCAATCCTGAAATATCAATACCCGATTGTTTCAGTGTTTTGAAAAAGGGGGGCCGGTTTGCCGTTGCTGTATTTACCAAAGGAACGTTATCCGAACTTGCTGATGTAAGTTCCAGAACGGGATTCGGTTCAGTTAAGGATTTGAAAGAAGCTTCTTTTTATCGTGATGTTTTCAGTTCAATAGACGGACTTAGCGCAAGTTTTTATACTTCGCGGCATGAAGTTTTTTTTCCGTCAGTTAAGCATTTTTTGAAGAATCATAAAATGACCGGAGCAGTAGCCTCCAGCGGGGATATTTCCTGGGGAAGAGAGAAGTATGTCCGGTTTGTAAATGAATATGAGAAATTATACAGGGGAGAAGCAGGGATTAAGGCTACTTATGAGGTCTTTTTAACTTGCGGTGAAAAGTCATAG
- a CDS encoding alpha/beta hydrolase: MSILFVGGWATEETQFPRLASISRFLVPFNGFSSEELPALVGGGGNILIGWSTGAHMLLKECSHLFSSYDHVLLIAPFLSFIDSFPERLVRRMIAGMDKNPAEVVQSFHKNCAEEADLNFDPAQVPVLIEGLEYLIKSRVDVKPEIAADNLILIHADDDRIVRQKAFDQVLEKIPGAEVRLIDGGHKISESTLLNIIEGL, encoded by the coding sequence GTGAGTATTCTTTTTGTCGGAGGCTGGGCTACAGAAGAAACTCAGTTTCCCCGACTTGCGTCAATCTCCCGTTTTTTAGTTCCGTTCAATGGATTCAGTTCCGAAGAACTTCCTGCATTAGTTGGCGGTGGCGGGAATATTTTGATCGGCTGGTCCACTGGGGCGCATATGCTGCTGAAAGAATGCAGTCATTTGTTTTCATCTTATGATCATGTGCTTTTGATTGCGCCGTTTTTATCTTTTATCGATTCATTTCCTGAGAGACTTGTGCGGCGCATGATTGCGGGTATGGATAAGAATCCCGCTGAGGTGGTTCAATCATTTCACAAGAATTGTGCAGAGGAAGCTGATTTAAATTTTGATCCTGCACAAGTTCCGGTTTTAATTGAAGGTCTGGAATATCTTATTAAATCCAGAGTGGATGTAAAGCCGGAGATTGCTGCTGATAATTTGATTTTGATCCATGCTGATGATGACAGGATTGTACGTCAAAAAGCCTTTGATCAGGTACTGGAAAAGATTCCGGGGGCTGAGGTCCGTTTAATCGATGGCGGGCATAAAATATCTGAGTCAACGTTGTTAAATATTATTGAAGGGCTTTAG
- a CDS encoding aminotransferase class I/II-fold pyridoxal phosphate-dependent enzyme, giving the protein MASKSIYNLIEGELAALEEKSLLRGIPDVENGAAKELLFSGRLLLNLASNDYLGLASDDGMKQAAIEAVKRYGCGAAASRLVTGNFSLYDQLEKSVAEFKGQDDAMLFSSGYAANLAIMDSFAGRHSIVFSDKLNHASILDGIKMSGARHIRYRHNDVSLLKARMEAFKDAASKILVTDTIFSMDGDLAHIEEIADLCDFYDVMLVVDEAHAEGVFGRGRGLSYERKVAQRVDLHMGAFSKSFGSLGGVVSGNRELISYLRNKGRSFVFTTALPPAVIGANLAALELVKNNHVQGEKLLELSAELKEFLVAADFDCADSQSQILPVIVGENDAALSAQRFLMNEGLYVAAIRPPTVPHGTARLRLSLRADFTKYDMDKIKKGFMNLKRELSQ; this is encoded by the coding sequence ATGGCTTCCAAAAGTATATATAATCTGATCGAAGGCGAACTTGCTGCACTAGAAGAGAAGTCTTTACTAAGGGGCATTCCTGATGTTGAAAATGGAGCTGCAAAAGAGCTCCTGTTTAGTGGAAGATTATTGCTTAATCTTGCTTCTAATGACTATCTGGGACTTGCATCTGATGATGGAATGAAGCAGGCAGCCATCGAAGCGGTTAAGAGGTATGGTTGCGGAGCTGCTGCTTCACGCCTTGTTACTGGAAATTTCAGTCTTTATGACCAGCTTGAAAAATCAGTGGCTGAGTTTAAAGGTCAGGATGATGCTATGCTGTTCAGTTCAGGGTATGCAGCTAATCTTGCAATCATGGATTCTTTTGCCGGCAGGCATAGTATTGTTTTCTCGGATAAACTTAACCATGCAAGTATTCTTGACGGCATAAAAATGTCTGGAGCACGGCATATCCGCTACCGCCATAATGATGTTTCTCTTCTTAAGGCTCGTATGGAAGCCTTCAAAGATGCTGCTTCAAAGATTCTTGTCACCGATACGATATTCAGTATGGATGGTGATTTAGCTCATATTGAAGAAATTGCTGATCTTTGCGATTTTTATGATGTGATGCTGGTCGTTGATGAAGCTCATGCTGAAGGAGTCTTCGGCAGGGGCAGAGGGCTTAGTTATGAGCGTAAAGTGGCTCAGCGTGTAGACCTTCATATGGGAGCGTTTTCAAAATCATTCGGTTCACTTGGAGGAGTTGTTTCTGGTAATCGGGAATTGATTTCATATCTGCGTAACAAGGGGCGGTCTTTTGTTTTTACAACAGCACTTCCGCCTGCTGTTATAGGGGCAAATCTTGCAGCTCTTGAACTCGTTAAAAATAATCATGTTCAGGGCGAAAAATTACTTGAACTTAGCGCGGAATTGAAAGAATTTCTTGTTGCTGCTGATTTTGATTGTGCCGATTCGCAGAGCCAGATTCTCCCGGTGATAGTCGGTGAGAATGATGCTGCATTATCTGCTCAGCGATTTTTAATGAATGAAGGCCTTTATGTTGCAGCAATCCGTCCGCCAACAGTGCCGCATGGTACTGCCCGTTTGCGGTTATCTTTGCGTGCTGATTTCACTAAGTATGACATGGATAAAATCAAAAAAGGATTTATGAATCTGAAACGGGAACTTTCACAGTGA
- a CDS encoding DUF3089 domain-containing protein yields the protein MPKLPYLTQTIALFLLFIIAGCNASKSIEASTKPDYSNDKYWSIKDDVKHGIDVFFVHPTTYGPPANGKFIADLENNELNEITDHNTVDWITAAFSEQCNVFAPRYRQVNIEVMKMDDKRKDEYMKVGTSDVLAAFKYYLSNINNGRPFILASHSQGSNVLQKIILNNPDLIDKSKLVAAYMPGWTFTDDDIAKMGLKLSERPDQTGCLITWNTIGPGGVSPTIKKGARCVNPLSWSTQTKEFPASMNIEAKIFIDPTKQLLVKNFTAARINKDGALEIPTPRKDIAELLNMSLGKEVYHRYDYDFFFYNVKENVKERCAAYLKKNN from the coding sequence ATGCCTAAACTCCCTTATCTCACTCAAACTATAGCCTTATTTTTACTTTTCATTATTGCAGGATGTAATGCAAGCAAGTCAATTGAGGCTTCTACAAAACCGGACTACTCAAACGATAAATACTGGTCCATTAAGGATGATGTTAAGCATGGCATCGATGTTTTCTTTGTACACCCGACAACATACGGACCTCCGGCAAACGGCAAATTCATAGCCGACCTTGAAAATAATGAACTGAATGAAATTACGGACCACAACACTGTAGACTGGATTACTGCAGCCTTTTCTGAACAATGCAATGTTTTCGCTCCAAGATACCGTCAGGTAAACATTGAAGTTATGAAAATGGATGATAAGCGTAAAGACGAGTATATGAAGGTTGGCACAAGTGATGTTCTGGCTGCTTTCAAATATTACCTCAGCAACATAAACAACGGCCGCCCGTTCATACTTGCCAGCCATAGTCAGGGGTCAAACGTATTACAGAAAATTATACTGAATAATCCTGATCTGATTGATAAGAGCAAACTGGTTGCTGCCTACATGCCAGGCTGGACATTCACTGATGATGATATTGCAAAAATGGGATTAAAGCTTAGTGAAAGACCTGACCAGACAGGATGCCTGATAACATGGAATACAATCGGCCCCGGCGGTGTTTCTCCAACGATTAAGAAAGGAGCCCGCTGCGTAAACCCGCTATCATGGTCTACACAGACAAAAGAATTTCCGGCATCCATGAACATCGAAGCAAAAATTTTCATTGATCCGACAAAACAACTTTTGGTTAAAAACTTTACCGCAGCAAGAATTAATAAAGATGGAGCTCTCGAAATACCTACTCCACGCAAAGATATAGCTGAACTTCTTAATATGTCTCTGGGCAAAGAAGTTTATCACCGGTATGACTATGACTTCTTCTTTTATAACGTAAAAGAAAATGTGAAAGAAAGATGCGCCGCTTATCTGAAGAAGAATAATTAA
- a CDS encoding Bbp16 family capsid cement protein: MFLDKELCFCEEQIVTASAVSRDVINVGEDCGSGSSVKLKVMVDGEDFAGLTSLRVGVQASSTEDFGFYDTLFESGSIAVADLKQGYSFPLPALPVKHKAYIRLSFTVTGANATAGKLSGYLIMDDQTNV, translated from the coding sequence ATGTTTTTGGATAAGGAACTTTGTTTTTGTGAGGAGCAGATTGTAACTGCAAGTGCGGTTTCCCGGGATGTTATCAATGTCGGTGAAGATTGCGGCAGTGGTTCCAGTGTAAAACTTAAGGTCATGGTTGACGGTGAGGATTTCGCAGGCCTGACCAGCCTTCGTGTCGGCGTGCAGGCTTCTTCGACAGAGGATTTCGGTTTTTATGATACTCTTTTTGAATCCGGCTCCATTGCAGTTGCGGATCTTAAGCAGGGCTACAGCTTTCCGCTTCCGGCTCTGCCTGTAAAGCACAAGGCATATATCCGGCTGTCTTTCACCGTTACCGGCGCCAATGCCACTGCAGGAAAACTCAGCGGTTACCTGATTATGGATGACCAGACTAACGTTTAG
- a CDS encoding major capsid protein yields the protein MGTLGTTALTLSEWSNRTDPGGQVAKITEVLSQTNEILDDSAWVEGNLPTGHRTTVRTDLPSVSWRKLNYGIKPSKSRTKQIDDTCGMLESYAEMDKALAELNGNSSNFRTSEERAFLEAMNKEFADTFIYGDTALEPERYLGLAPRFNSLEHKNVINFGGTGNNCTSIWIVCWSDQTVHFTFPKGSSSGLAHNDLGEVTLEDPNGGRYQGVRTHYKWSPGLVVRDWRYVVRIASIDPENLGNKSLRHALITGLNMIPNTNMGKTAIYCNQTIKTQLDIEASDKDNVMLKTENWEGKPVTTFWGCPVRRVDSILNTEAAITA from the coding sequence ATGGGAACTCTCGGTACAACTGCACTTACTCTTTCTGAATGGTCCAACCGCACTGATCCGGGCGGACAGGTTGCTAAAATCACAGAAGTTCTGTCTCAGACCAATGAAATTCTTGATGATTCTGCATGGGTTGAAGGCAACCTTCCTACCGGTCACAGAACAACTGTCCGTACTGACCTGCCTTCCGTAAGCTGGCGTAAACTCAACTACGGTATCAAACCCAGCAAATCGCGTACTAAACAAATTGATGATACCTGCGGCATGCTGGAATCATATGCTGAGATGGATAAAGCTCTGGCTGAGCTGAACGGCAACTCTTCCAATTTCAGAACTTCCGAGGAAAGAGCATTTCTTGAAGCCATGAATAAGGAATTTGCAGATACCTTTATTTATGGTGACACTGCTCTTGAACCTGAAAGATATCTCGGTCTTGCACCGCGTTTTAACTCTCTTGAGCATAAGAACGTCATCAATTTCGGCGGAACAGGAAATAATTGTACTTCCATCTGGATCGTCTGCTGGTCTGATCAGACTGTGCACTTCACATTCCCCAAAGGAAGTTCCAGCGGTCTTGCTCATAACGACCTCGGCGAAGTAACCCTCGAAGATCCCAACGGCGGTAGATATCAGGGCGTGCGTACCCATTACAAATGGTCTCCCGGTCTGGTTGTGCGTGACTGGCGTTATGTTGTGCGTATTGCCTCCATTGATCCTGAGAATCTGGGTAATAAATCTCTGCGTCATGCCCTGATTACTGGTCTAAATATGATCCCCAATACCAACATGGGTAAGACCGCTATCTACTGCAATCAGACCATTAAAACCCAGCTGGATATTGAAGCATCAGATAAAGATAATGTCATGCTTAAAACTGAAAACTGGGAAGGCAAACCTGTGACCACCTTCTGGGGATGTCCGGTCCGCCGTGTGGATTCCATTCTCAATACCGAGGCCGCCATTACCGCATAG
- a CDS encoding endoprotease, with translation MSDFAGQNQQPDGEGKQADFKADETPAVLGGDDYLNGADEQVNDEDKRFQEADKLVETPVPHAPEAYEIDYGQPGIDPYIDQQFRNFAHENGISGQLAQKLVDFNNSLEEGRMQEHQIQTDAWEKQTRSLPGWQGKNYRQNMGVANKALQTFASPELAEMIRASGFSCHPEIVKAFYNVGMRLSEDSYVDSKKNTSREKTIGEVLYPNQPI, from the coding sequence ATGAGTGATTTTGCAGGGCAAAATCAGCAGCCGGACGGCGAGGGGAAGCAGGCTGATTTCAAAGCTGATGAGACTCCTGCTGTTCTGGGCGGAGATGATTATTTAAACGGTGCAGATGAGCAAGTAAATGATGAGGATAAACGTTTTCAGGAAGCTGACAAGCTTGTTGAAACTCCTGTCCCGCATGCTCCCGAAGCGTATGAGATTGATTACGGGCAGCCCGGAATTGATCCCTACATTGATCAGCAGTTTAGAAATTTTGCTCATGAAAACGGTATATCGGGACAGCTTGCCCAGAAGCTTGTGGACTTTAATAACAGTCTTGAAGAAGGGCGAATGCAGGAGCATCAGATTCAAACTGATGCATGGGAAAAACAGACCAGATCACTACCGGGCTGGCAGGGAAAAAATTATCGTCAGAATATGGGCGTTGCCAATAAAGCTTTACAGACTTTCGCTTCGCCTGAACTTGCGGAAATGATCCGGGCATCCGGTTTCAGCTGTCATCCTGAAATCGTCAAAGCTTTTTACAATGTGGGTATGCGTCTTTCAGAAGATTCATACGTGGACAGTAAAAAAAATACGTCTCGTGAAAAAACAATTGGCGAGGTTCTTTACCCGAATCAGCCTATCTAA
- the trhA gene encoding PAQR family membrane homeostasis protein TrhA, with product MLQYVKDPMSGLTHFIGFCLAIAGLVMLLAASLNPVKVMHVVTFSVFGGGMILLYLASTLYHWLPLSERGTLNLRKFDHSMIYIYIAATYTPICLIALKGGWGWSLFAAIWTMALAGIISKMFWLHAPRWLSTGFYLAMGWLVIIGVYPLVQALQTGALLWLLMGGVMYSIGAIIYAVKKPDPWPNVFGFHEIFHVFVMAGSFCHFWVMYEYITRLGW from the coding sequence ATGCTGCAATACGTAAAAGATCCTATGAGCGGACTGACTCATTTTATTGGTTTTTGTCTGGCAATTGCGGGGCTGGTGATGCTTCTTGCTGCTTCCCTTAATCCTGTTAAGGTAATGCACGTAGTCACTTTTTCAGTTTTCGGCGGCGGCATGATTCTGCTCTATCTTGCCAGCACACTTTACCACTGGCTGCCTCTTTCTGAACGAGGTACACTTAATCTGCGTAAATTTGATCACTCAATGATCTACATATACATAGCTGCTACCTATACCCCTATCTGCCTCATTGCGCTGAAGGGGGGATGGGGCTGGTCACTTTTTGCAGCAATCTGGACTATGGCTCTGGCAGGCATTATCTCCAAAATGTTCTGGCTGCATGCGCCGCGCTGGCTGTCTACCGGATTCTATCTCGCAATGGGCTGGTTGGTTATAATTGGTGTCTATCCGTTGGTTCAGGCTTTGCAGACCGGAGCTTTATTATGGTTGCTTATGGGGGGTGTTATGTATTCCATAGGAGCTATAATTTATGCTGTTAAAAAACCTGATCCGTGGCCTAACGTTTTCGGTTTTCATGAGATTTTTCATGTATTTGTTATGGCGGGAAGTTTTTGTCACTTCTGGGTAATGTATGAGTACATCACCCGGCTGGGCTGGTAG
- the thiC gene encoding phosphomethylpyrimidine synthase ThiC translates to MFSKNKALKSIFDSSIDELCKSEGLSKETIIQGIENGTMVLLGNPNHKDVTPTLIGQPAKVKVNANIGTSPFKSDREKEMKKLDAAWKAGAHAVMDLSTDGDLDGIRKDMLTQCPLPLGTVPIYAMAQQYVARDEDPAGFSFDELLKEIEKEAEQGVDFMTLHCGLTRRGADWALGGDRLLGIVSRGGSILARWMRDHDAENPLLTNYDRILEVCLKHNVTLSLGDGLRPGAGADAGDAAQWEEVLVLGKLAKRAREYGVQAMIEGPGHVPMNLVEAQIRGIKAATYNAPLYVLGPLVTDSAPGYDHIAGAIGGAIAVMNGVDFLCYLTPAEHLTLPEIDDVWNGVKASLVAAQCGEVGLGRADAVQRDRDISKARMDLDWDRIAELAIDPALACKRRKDHKDEKECAMCGKFCAVRMLSE, encoded by the coding sequence ATGTTTTCAAAAAATAAAGCTCTAAAAAGTATATTTGATTCCAGCATTGATGAACTTTGTAAGAGTGAAGGACTCTCCAAAGAAACAATAATTCAGGGTATCGAAAACGGGACTATGGTTCTTCTCGGAAACCCGAATCATAAAGATGTTACACCCACTCTTATCGGGCAGCCCGCTAAAGTTAAGGTTAATGCTAACATAGGAACCTCTCCTTTCAAGAGTGATCGTGAAAAAGAAATGAAAAAGCTGGACGCCGCATGGAAAGCCGGTGCTCATGCTGTCATGGATCTTTCAACTGACGGTGATCTCGACGGTATCAGAAAAGACATGCTTACCCAGTGCCCGCTTCCGCTCGGTACTGTGCCTATTTATGCAATGGCTCAGCAGTATGTAGCGCGTGATGAAGATCCAGCAGGTTTTTCTTTTGATGAACTTCTCAAAGAAATTGAGAAAGAAGCTGAGCAGGGCGTTGATTTTATGACTCTGCATTGTGGACTGACCCGTCGTGGAGCTGACTGGGCTCTTGGCGGAGACCGTCTGCTGGGTATTGTTTCCCGCGGTGGTTCAATTCTGGCTCGCTGGATGCGTGACCATGATGCAGAGAATCCTCTTCTTACAAACTATGACAGAATTCTTGAAGTCTGCCTCAAGCACAACGTGACACTCAGTCTCGGTGACGGCCTGCGCCCAGGTGCCGGTGCTGATGCCGGTGATGCTGCACAGTGGGAAGAAGTCCTCGTACTTGGTAAGCTTGCAAAACGTGCCCGTGAATACGGCGTACAGGCCATGATTGAAGGCCCCGGTCACGTTCCCATGAATCTCGTTGAAGCACAGATTCGCGGAATCAAGGCTGCAACATACAATGCTCCTCTCTACGTTCTTGGACCTCTGGTAACTGACTCTGCTCCCGGTTATGATCATATTGCCGGTGCAATCGGCGGTGCCATCGCAGTTATGAATGGCGTTGACTTTCTCTGCTACCTTACTCCAGCAGAACACCTGACCTTGCCTGAAATTGATGATGTATGGAACGGTGTTAAAGCTTCACTCGTTGCTGCGCAGTGCGGTGAAGTAGGACTTGGACGTGCTGATGCTGTCCAGCGTGACAGAGATATTTCAAAAGCCCGCATGGATCTTGATTGGGATCGTATTGCTGAACTTGCAATTGACCCGGCCCTTGCTTGTAAACGCAGAAAAGATCACAAAGACGAAAAAGAATGCGCTATGTGCGGAAAATTTTGCGCAGTTCGCATGCTTTCTGAGTAA